The genomic region ATCGATCTTGTTTTTCTGGCAACGTGATGAAGTTAAGACAAAATACAGACTGACCAGGTGGTATATTATTTGTAGACCCAAAGAGAGGTTTAGGAATTGAGAAATTGGATATTAAGAACAAATGActacccactactagggaaaagcctatacacagaatcttaccagcagcgtgctttaaaataaggcgttgctgctacatagcagtagcgcgcgcaCACAAAACTCGCTACTGAAATAAATGTAGCAGTAGCAGTAGCTACTGAAATAATTGCCACGACTCCGGcgcgaggctagttctagcagcagcgcgttaatACGAAGACCGCTACTGCTACGGACCATAGGAGTAGCACATTTTCCGCAATAACCGCTACTACTAAGTTTACTACAAAATTTTAGTCCCatctcgctccgtgaagagagtttctaccaccttaaatatgttacttctcaaactttcacaagctcttggtcttcattgaactctatgtgtagaatttatggctgcaatatgagtcttcaccggttcctaaaccggtgaggactcagaTTGAAagtcagattgtacacaaaaagatcattgatgatcaatgtagttttgatgtctatttttatatgctgacacatagcagtagcgcattctttgtgaaaggcgctactgctaggccgtttagcagtagcgcatttctcTATGGCGTGCTACtactaagccattccatctcccacccctcactctcctctatccgatctactcacactcactcgatctccccctcaaccccccccccccccccgcgtcggtcctcccccttcgcccctcctccctctgcaccgccgtcacctcctcctcctcgctagaCTCGGTACcgacctcctcctccgtcctctctCCACTCGCCGCTCGCCGGCCCCTCCTCGGTCCGCCTTCCTCCTCCCTAGTAGTGACTTAGCAAATGGTTATATAGGTTATCAGTTGAGAATGATGGTATGTGGACACAGACTCTGTGTAATAAGTAGCTACAGACTAAGTCTTTAGCCAGGGTTGTTGTATGACCTAATGACTCGCTGTTTTGGAAGGTGCTAATGAGGATGAAGGATACCTTCGCAGAGCGAAATTTGTTATTGGAGATGGTAGAACAAccagattctgggaggatacatgctTAGGGGAGATGCCTCTAGCATTGCAATACCCCACATTATATAATATTGTACAACGTAAGGAGGCTTACATTGCTACAGTATTACAATCTTCTCCTTTAAACATCCAGCTCAGGAGGTCCCTAGTGGGGAAATGAGTTTGTGGCTACATTCGTGCGAaggttgatggatgttcaacttTCCGATCAGACAGACGAGTTTCACAGGAAGTTAACTAGGAATGGTGCTTTTATGATGAAATCACCTGGACTTAATTGATTCTAGCCCAATCACGAGATCTGTTCATATTTGGAAAATTACAATTCCTTTGAGAATTAAGAtcttcatgtggtttgtccacaaggaAGTGACTCTAACCAAAGATAATCTGGTAAAGCATAGGTGGGTGTGTAGATattgatgttgtttttgtgaccaggatgaaacaatacaacaccaCTTTATCGACTGCCTCTTGCCAACCTTCTTTGGCGCATGATTCATATAGCCTTTAAAATTAACCCTCCAATTAGCATTGACATGTTGTTTGGGACATGGCTAACTAGAGTGGAGCCAATTACTGCGGGACGTATTCGGATAGGAATATGCGCATtactttgggctatatggaactgcagaaatgatatgatctctaataaaaaaatataaactttttgCAGATTTTACAGAGCTACTAGTTGGATCCGTATGTGGTTGTTACTCACTCATATGGATTACAGGGAgcttttggttactgggtgcaaccggtGGGAGATAGTAGCATGGGATAtttacaaccggtttggatggcggtccaataataggataggtgtttaTCATCTTGTCCTGTTTTTCGCTATTTGTGGCCTtcttttattttaatttattttacGCTCCTTCCATGAGATGTACTGAATTGCCgactttgttttgttttggcacTGTTTAATAAAATAGCTGCATCCATTGTTCTGGTGCAGAGGCCGTGGGATGTCCTCCTTCTAAAAAAAAATCACCGAACAATGCACCAACTCTGTGGGGGGAGGGGAGGACGAGATATTTCTGGGAGGGGGAGAGAAGGGTGAAGGGTGTGTCAAATGTTGTCATGGTAGAAGATCGAGGGGGTCAAGAATTTGGTGATCTAGGCGCAGAAGCCATAGAGGGCACGAACACTGGTGCTCTCTACTTGATCGCGTAGATGGCATATTGGTATTAACGGTTTTGTCGCCGGCATGCTAAGTGTAGGTGACCGAGTCCCTGGCGGACAACACTGCCGAGAAACGCCTTGAAGGCACCCAGAGACTCCGGTGCTTCACGCCACCCCGCCGCTCCAGCCAATAGATCACTTGACTCGTGGCCCTCTTCATGTTCTACCAGACACCATTTCACACATCGTCCTTCATCCTtacctcctcctcctagtagtatCTTGTTCGCCCCCAGAGCTAGTTTATTCTCTAGCGATGGTTTTCTGGAGGTTCTAGAGGTGGTGGAGGTCAGCAAGCGACACTCACAATGTACCAACCAACAAAATAATCTAAAGATCAAGCCATGCACTCACTTTAGTGTAGTATTTGATAACCAACAGAACTTTCCCCTTGTTCAAGGAGAGACGTCGGCATTCCAAAAGATGGTAAAGAGATGGGAGAGCCTACAACATATAACAAAACCAATCCACCAGTGAAAAACCAACCAGGTAGAGAGTTTAAATATTGTATGGAGCGGCAGCCCAGCGGACACAACCAGGTAAGTTGACAGAGACATTGACACATAACAACATGTTTTGTTTGACAACCAGGTAATTTAAAGATTGCCCACCTCTTCATGTTCCTACGCAAGATTCCTCGCATTATTTCATAATCATCCTCCAAAGCCAGACACCTATTGAACATTGTCTACATTGGAGAGAAACATACACCCCATCATGGGAGGGGTCACTTGTAGCTATGCTCTTTTTCCTTCCATAGCTACTACTTAGGACCATATGTTGCGATCTGCTCCTCCAGCTTCATCAAAAGAAGAACAGATTAATTATTACGGCATGTCTAAGGTGCATATTGGTGGCCAAGTCACAAGATTTCACAAATCACCCATGTTACAAGGTGGTTGATACCATATTCCAGTAATTGGCTAAGTTTAATTTACGCTGAGAAACAAAGAAATCATACTGCTTCGAACTACCTCATATAGCCACTGAATCGTGATGACAAAAATTAAGGCAGAAACATTTTAGATACCTCAGAAATCAAACAGTATATCTAGATAAATATCAACAGCAACAAGAATCAGATCAAGTTCTTTCTTTTTTATCTTAAAGGATCCATGTCCGATCTTTAGAATATGAGACTAGTAAGAAGTTGGAAGTCAAAGCAAACATACGCACATAAGGGGCTACCTGCATCATAGCCTCGAACTTGCTTCGCACATCACAGAACTCACTCCAAGCAAGAGCCAACGCCATGAGGCACCTGGAATAATGCATCATACCACACAGTCAAATTCTGGACAGAGTAATCACGTGAACTGAACTAACAGTGGTTCGGAAATCATAACCCTCTGCTTGGAAAAAAAAAACTCTAGTCATCTCAGATATAGTCATGCTATAAACGTAAGTCTATAACTAACAAGTTACAGTAGAATAATCAAAGAGGCATATTTAGATAGTGAACCGAGTAATACAATCACATGGTTGCAAATGAAGTGAACGAGCAGGTTAGTGCTATGAGCTAAATATAATGCCATCAAAAAAGGAAATCAGTCTTTAGGTTTACAATAATGTAAACAATACAGAGTGTGGATAATAATGATTCTGCAACATATATAATAAGGTACTAAGTACTGACCTTTCTTTGCTTCTTGGCTCATTGAACCGGCGGAATTGCATGCAGGATAGGTTCACTTTCTTAGCACCAACACTGATACGTACAAAGAAGAGGAAGATCAGGACACCAGGAAATTTTCAAGCTTATTAAATGCTATTGTGCCATGTTGATCCGCATAACCATACTAGCGATAATAATCACGGTTATCGACACAATATATTGTTTGATAAACCTAAAAAACAAATAGCATTAGCTAAATGTGGTAGTAGATCAGTAGTACTGGAGATTTCTACAATACGGCAAAGTTTCACTTGCCAAGCCATCACGTTGGCACGAATATCGACAATTCCATTATACAGAACTCAAGTAAATTGGGCTCTTCTAATTATTGATATATGACAGCGCGATCAACACGAGCCACATGCCCATGACGTACACACCCCGTGCCAACACATCGAAAAAGAAACAACGTCGATACAGTACTCAGTTTTTCTAGTAGCGACTGGACAAACCAGAAAAATGACGATTGGTGTTACGTAGAATATAGCAAATCATTGATACAGAAACGTTTGCAGAATCCCAAATTTTTATTGCCGGCCTAGAATATTCCATTAGGTAAATAATAGATTCATTACTACTAGAAATGTCCGCAAGACGACAAATTGTTCCTTTCAGAGCTATAACATTGCCATGGCAGGAATAATTATATTCGCGTGTAACGACACAACTAAACTCAGCTGTTATACTTGAGTGTATACGACAACCACAAACGACGCCGCGCCGACACACCTGAGGAGAATCCTGAAGAAACCAGAAAAACTACCATTGGCGTTCCGCATAATAAATAGCAAATGATTAATACCAAGAATCTTTACAACGCGACAAAGTATTTCTCGATCGGCAAGCCATAACTTTTCCGTTGGCATGAATACTGGTACATCAGTTAAAAGAAGCACAGCTAAATTCGGCAATTCTACTTATCACTACACGACAATGTAGACACCACGAACGGCATGCCCATGACAAACATGTCTGAATCACACGATATGGATGCGCAACACAGAAACAATCATATATACAGTTAAAACTGAGCAGGGAAAGAAAGGGTTTATCATCATTATACCTGTAGCTGGACCCCTTGAGCTGACGCACGAGGACGTCCACCATGTCGTAGTCCACCACGGGTTGGCTCCTGTGAATCGCAAAGCAGAGAAGACAAGATGGATGAGTAGCCGAGCCAGCCGAGATAACAGAAGTggaggaagagaggagggattGGGGGCGGACAGCAGGCCAGCAATGTCGTTGAGGATCCTCTTGGTGTCCTTGATGAAGAGGTTGATCATGTCGGCAGCGTAGCCCCGGGCTGCGGTGCCATCCTCCTCCATGGACTGCAGTTGGTGGAAATTCTCGTCCAGCATGCCCTAGATGAATCACATCACATGACGAGAAGGCAAAGATAGACTAGTCAGCCAGCCACCGGAACAACCACACGGCCGAGGTGTACATGGTACGACGAGGGGATGGACTCACTGTGGCGAACATGGATGTGACGAGGTTGTTCAGCCGTTCTCTGAGCGCGGCAGCTGCCATTGTCGATGAGGTGCTGGAGTGGATCTGGTGGCGGAGCGCACCTGCTGAAGGGATCCGAAGATGTAGTGGTAATGAAGGAGTAGCCAGGGGAAGGAAACCTTTATGTGGCCGGACGCACGAGACTCTCCCGCAGAAGCGTTTGGCGGCGAGTCCTACGTTACCTCTACTTGCTTGGCCATTAACGATCGAGCTTGGAGCCTTGGAGACGGCATGCATGCGTGCAGTGCATGAATGCAGCTACAGGTTGAGGACGACAGCTGCAGCCAGATGGTGTGGAGATGGAGTGTAGGGCGTGTTCTTTGGATGGTTCCGTCGTTCGTCCGCGATACTCTTGTTCTACTTTTGTGTGTGTGAACTGTCTGGTTGTCGTGCGTGGCCCCTGcgtggtttttcttttcttttaagcACAAAAATGCTTTGTGCGTGGGTTTTGTTGGGTTTAAGATTATGTCATGAACCTTGCCGAACTTGGGCTATGGGTGACGGGCTTGGCCTGGCTCACAATGCCGCactataagagcatctctagcagaacaGATGCCGCAAAGTCTGTTAAATTTTCTATCCACAAAATCGTTTTACATTTCGCCCTAAGACAATTTTGCGGGCAGTTCATCCCCGGCGCAGAATCGATACCGTAAATAGTACCTTAAATTTTAAAACTTAAACTTAAAACATGTTCCTGTTACATAGATAGTCCAGACCTCGCCGGAGTTCATCACTCACACGGACAGACTAAAATTAAAAATTTAATCAACTGAGGAACGGCAGCAGCCCACGGCCTCACATCGAGAATGAACTCGCACACCGAGCGGTAGAGGGTGTAGGCGAGCTCGTGGTCCGCCTTTGCCGCCTCGAAGTGTTCGGCGGTGCCCTCTTTGCCAGCCACCAGCACCTCCTTCACGGCATGGTGCGTGATCTCCGCCTCGTGGAGCTTCTTCGTCGCCGGCCAGAGTGGCTCGGAGCTCATTGATGTGCTGCCACACGCAGTTGCCGTTGCTGCGGGAGAGGGCACCGTGGTTTTGTGCCTGCGCCGAGCGCCCAGCTCAACGGCGGGCCGGATGGAGCTGCCAGCCTCCGCGTCATGCCGGTCGAgtttgcgcggcggcggcggcccccaTGTCCGCGGCCTTCTCCTGACATGATCAGCGCTTCAGAGGGAAAAACTGTCCAGATATGCGCGCGCCGGAGCTAAGAAAAGAACAAGGCGAAGGGGAAGTGGACTGCAGCGGAGGGGCGGACCTATCCGACACAGGAACCCTAAAACGCCCCCCTCGCCAGACATATAGCGGCGGAAGCGGCAGTTTTGGGGCTGCCCGTATATTTTTTTACTGGCTGGTCCAAATATACCGCTTCTGTTCCGGCCCGAAAATATATGGGCGGGCAATGGGATAGGgtatctgctagagatgctctaaatcACGAGagatgtcaattgaactcggtgacTATATCTTGCATTAAGTGAGATGGTACGAAGTCTCACCGAAGGTTCTACAGTAATTGGGCCAGCACATTCGCGCACGAACTATTTTGAAAAGAGTAGGAAAAGGGGAGAAGCAAGGATTGATCCCTGGTCTCCGGAAGATCGCCGGCGCTGCTAGCCAACCCATCCGCATCCCAACTGGATCCAACCCCACACAAGTGATGGAGCCTGAGGAAGGGGATCCCGACGGCTATGGGCCAACAGCTCGCACTACCAGTGCCGCACTAGAAGACGCCGTGCAGACATGGCAATGAGCCTCCACAAGCCAAATATGGTCGTCTAGATTCGGCTAAGGGAACACCCTGATGCCCGCCACCCCTAACCTGAAACCCCAACAGATCCAAAATGCTAGCCGCCGGACCCCCTGCACTATCACGGCTTCATCGCCGCCAAGCTAGGGCCGCCCCAATGGAAGTGCCCCGAGTGACGTAGAGGACAGCACCACACGGCCGTCGGGTCGACCAGCCCCAACCACCCGGCTACCAGCGAACTCCCGGTGACCTAGCTTCGCCGCAACCACGCCAGGCACGAGATTCGTGCGAATCACGCAGCCGTCCACCAAACGGATGCCACCATACCATCGCCATGCCACCACCACACGCGCATGCCACCGGGAGCGCCCGCGGCGGAACCCCGCATGAGCTCAACACCGCCACCCAAAACATGCATCCTATGTTGGCCGTCCACGGGCAAAAGAGAGGGGAGGTCCCACTATCATCAGCACCGATCTGGCTTCGGCCCTCGGCGCCTACTGGAGGCGGTGGTGACAGAGGGGTGAGAGAAGGGGAAGGagggccggcggctagggtttcctcccCTTCGCTCGCGGGAGCGATACTGAAGGGTGGAGAAAAAGACTCCAGTGAACATGTTTAGTGGTGGCTTACGGAGCATCATCAACAATCAACTAGTTTAGGTAGCAGCATGAATTAGTTATCAAGGAAATTACAACCAGGGAATGGGAGGGGGTAGTACAAGCTCAGTGCCTTGTGTAACGccccggtagttaagctacagtaaccttccgaaaatgatgccacatcacctcggttagtgttgataatctcacgttagttcaaaaccggttcgaattcaaattcaaaatcaagcaaacaataaaagtttttaaatattaaaactaaaaatgttcggagtgagccaaataatgcataggtaattatggtaaaGAAACCGCACTTTTTTAAAATGTTTAAGTAAACTAAAATGagtaaaacagtagctaaaacaattaaataaatgcctttttcttttataaaatattaaactattttgatCAGAGGTAAAACTTTTTAATACAGTAGTTGGAATTGTAACTCCATTTTAGGTGTGGGTTttatttttgtaaaactataaagtattaagtaaataaaaacaaacagaaaaGACAAAAGGGGAAAATAAAACATAAATAAAAAGAAACCCCCCAGGctagctgggcctcggcccagccagtggcctgccaggccggcccactccctcccctggccTATAACCCCCTGGGGGCACCGAACCCTAGCACGATCCCCATTCCCCCctcgcactcctctctctctccctactctgctcgatctggatcggggcgaacCCCCGATCCCAtcggcccgccgccgccgtcgatccctGCGGCCACTACGTCGGGTCCCCCTCGCCGGGACACCCTCCCGCCTCTACGTGAATGCCCCGACGCCGCGGAGCTTCGTCACCAACCCGTCGGAAGCCACGGCCTTGACCCGGTGctacctcgccgcgccgccgccgcctccacctcgccggacccccccccccactgCCCCGTCCCTACTCCCCGCAGTGAGCACGTGCCCCTCTCCTCCTGTCTCCCTTGCTGCACTGCACCATTGCGCTCACCGCCAGGTCCCGTGCGCCCACTGCTCGCCGTCTCGCACCCGCGCACACCGCTCGGGGCCACGCCCCTCGCCCCGCCTCTGTCCCCGCTGCTGCGGCTGTCCGCCGCGCTCGACGGCGCCCCACATTGGCGGCCCCGCTCCGCTGCTCTGCTCCTCTGCCGCCCGCGCCATCGCCCCGCCTTGCCTCGCGCCACAGCCGCTCGTCGCCTGCTCGCCCGTggcctgcttccccgccgccgggcCCGCCTCCGTTCACGACTGCAGGCCCGCGCGCCGCTGCCAGGCCCCGCCAGCCGAGACCCCTGCCCTGGTCGGCGACCTCCTCCGTCCCGGCCGGCGTCCAGGGCCAGCCGGGCTGCGCCCATCCCTGGCCGTCGTcgtgccccgccgtggccgccagcgccgacgcccgcgtgcccctgggcgtgcgcccgtaaCCATCGCCCGCGCCCTGTATGCCCTGGGGCCTATGAtagatgggccccatgcccagaatgtttaaaaaaagaattaaaataataataatgaaaataattaaataaataataattattgaattaattaattaaagaattaattaaattaaattaattaatcttgattaggttaacctaattactaattaacttaattaacccctGATTAGCCTAGTcaatcaatgacatgcgggacccacacatagttgacccagtcaactgcacagttgactgctgacatcagcatgatggcATGCTGATGTCATCCTTTACTGTTCTAGATAATGTTGAAAAtaattaattccaaaaattaataaaactttagaaaatcattttaaaataaacCTTAACTCGGAttgaaatattttcaacatgaaagttgctcagaacgacgagacgaaccaggatacgcagcccgtttatccgccatgcatccctagcataaggaacctgcaacatttcacctccggttcatctgtccggaatCGTGAAACAcagggaatactttctcggatatTTCCCCTCTTCGCCGttatcgcctatccctacgttaggtcacccctagcacaacatagtgccgcgtcttgctttgtgttacatttgattgctctgttatttattgtgttccccctccgttactccttttcGGTAGActtcgagaccgctgccgatgttcgtgtgttcgactacatcgaagatgacccctccttcttgccagagcaaccaggcaagccccccctttgatcaccagatatcacctactcttttctctactgcttgcattagagtagtgtagcatgttactgctttccgttaatcctattctgatgcatagcctgtccttgctactactgttgttacctttacctgcaatcctaatgcttagtataggatgctagattatcatcagtggccatacattcttgtccgtctgccatgctatattatcgggccatgatcactcgggaggtgatcacgggtatatactatatactttatacatgatacatttGGTGACTAAAGTagggtcggcttgtggagcacccgcgagtgattcacggattgggggctgaaaggacctttgccccaacggccctctgtgtggatctttgtggcgaagcgacagggcaggttgtgaccacctaggagagaggtgggcctggccctggtcggtgttcgtggATCTTAACACGTtcaacgagatcttggtatttgatctgagtctggctactggcgtatacgcactaaccatctacacggagacagttatgggcactcgacgtcgtggtatcagccgaagccttcgtgacgtcagc from Triticum aestivum cultivar Chinese Spring chromosome 4A, IWGSC CS RefSeq v2.1, whole genome shotgun sequence harbors:
- the LOC123082494 gene encoding histidine-containing phosphotransfer protein 2-like isoform X2 encodes the protein MSSEPLWPATKKLHEAEITHHAVKEVLVAGKEGTAEHFEAAKADHELIHSSTSSTMAAAALRERLNNLVTSMFATGMLDENFHQLQSMEEDGTAARGYAADMINLFIKDTKRILNDIAGLLSQPVVDYDMVDVLVRQLKGSSYSVGAKKVNLSCMQFRRFNEPRSKERCLMALALAWSEFCDVRSKFEAMMQIYCLISELEEQIATYGPK
- the LOC123082494 gene encoding histidine-containing phosphotransfer protein 2-like isoform X1, translating into MAAAALRERLNNLVTSMFATGMLDENFHQLQSMEEDGTAARGYAADMINLFIKDTKRILNDIAGLLSQPVVDYDMVDVLVRQLKGSSYSVGAKKVNLSCMQFRRFNEPRSKERCLMALALAWSEFCDVRSKFEAMMQLEEQIATYGPK